One window of the Cataglyphis hispanica isolate Lineage 1 chromosome 13, ULB_Chis1_1.0, whole genome shotgun sequence genome contains the following:
- the LOC126853903 gene encoding serine/threonine-protein phosphatase PP1-beta catalytic subunit isoform X2, which produces MADVDLNIDNLIQRLLEVRGCRPGKTVIMTEAEVRGLCLKSREIFLQQPILLELEAPLKICGDIHGQYTDLLRLFEYGGFPPEANYLFLGDYVDRGKQSLETICLLLAYKIKYPENFFLLRGNHECASINRIYGFYDECKRRYNIKLWKTFTDCFNCLPIAAIIDEKIFCCHGGLSPDLQGMEQIRRIMRPTDVPDTGLLCDLLWSDPDKDVQGWGENDRGVSFTFGPDVVSKFLNRHDMDLICRAHQVVEDGYEFFAKRQLVTLFSAPNYCGEFDNAGGMMSVDETLMCSFQILKPSEKKAKYQYGGMNTGQTGRPSTPQRNPAKKK; this is translated from the exons ATGGCGGATGTCGACTTGAATATCGACAACTTGATACAGAGATTATTGGAAG TCAGAGGATGTCGACCGGGCAAGACGGTCATCATGACGGAGGCTGAAGTGCGTGGCCTCTGTCTCAAGTCCCGGGAGATTTTCCTGCAGCAACCAATCCTGCTGGAGCTGGAAGCACCGCTTAAAATCTGCGGTGACATACACGGCCAGTACACCGATCTTTTGCGGCTGTTCGAATATGGCGGTTTTCCGCCCGAGGCGAACTACTTGTTTCTGGGCGACTATGTTGATCGAGGGAAGCAGTCTCTGGAGACGATATGTCTGCTGCTGGCATATAAGATCAAGTACCCGGAAAACTTCTTCTTGCTACGCGGCAATCATGAGTGCGCGAGTATAAACAGGATATACGGCTTTTACGATGAATGCAAGCGACGGTATAACATCAAACTCTGGAAGACTTTCACGGATTGCTTCAACTGCTTGCCAATTGCCGCGATCATCGACGAGAAGATCTTCTGCTGCCATGGCGGGCTCAGTCCTGATCTGCAG GGAATGGAGCAAATTAGAAGAATTATGCGTCCGACTGATGTACCTGATACTGGTCTCCTCTGTGATCTCTTATGGTCCGATCCTGATAAAGATGTTCAG GGTTGGGGCGAAAATGACAGAGGAGTCTCGTTTACATTCGGTCCAGATGTCGTGTCAAAGTTCCTGAATCGTCACGATATGGATCTCATATGCAGAGCGCATCAGGTGGTCGAAGACGGTTACGAATTCTTTGCCAAGCGACAACTCGTCACGCTATTTTCCGCACCAAACTATTGTGGCGAATTCGATAATGCCGGCGGTATGATGAGCGTCGACGAAACCTTAATGTGCAGTTTTCAG ATCTTGAAACCGTCAGAGAAGAAAGCTAAATATCAATATGGAGGAATGAACACAGGTCAAACAGGTAGACCATCTACACCACAAAGGAATCCAGCGAAAAAGAAATGA
- the LOC126853903 gene encoding serine/threonine-protein phosphatase PP1-beta catalytic subunit isoform X1, which translates to MADVDLNIDNLIQRLLEVYHTQKDQVLQKKAKLKDIFSSDFVVRGCRPGKTVIMTEAEVRGLCLKSREIFLQQPILLELEAPLKICGDIHGQYTDLLRLFEYGGFPPEANYLFLGDYVDRGKQSLETICLLLAYKIKYPENFFLLRGNHECASINRIYGFYDECKRRYNIKLWKTFTDCFNCLPIAAIIDEKIFCCHGGLSPDLQGMEQIRRIMRPTDVPDTGLLCDLLWSDPDKDVQGWGENDRGVSFTFGPDVVSKFLNRHDMDLICRAHQVVEDGYEFFAKRQLVTLFSAPNYCGEFDNAGGMMSVDETLMCSFQILKPSEKKAKYQYGGMNTGQTGRPSTPQRNPAKKK; encoded by the exons ATGGCGGATGTCGACTTGAATATCGACAACTTGATACAGAGATTATTGGAAG TATACCACACGCAGAAAGACCAGGTTCTTCAGAAGAAAGCCAAgctaaaagatattttctcgTCGGACTTCGTCG TCAGAGGATGTCGACCGGGCAAGACGGTCATCATGACGGAGGCTGAAGTGCGTGGCCTCTGTCTCAAGTCCCGGGAGATTTTCCTGCAGCAACCAATCCTGCTGGAGCTGGAAGCACCGCTTAAAATCTGCGGTGACATACACGGCCAGTACACCGATCTTTTGCGGCTGTTCGAATATGGCGGTTTTCCGCCCGAGGCGAACTACTTGTTTCTGGGCGACTATGTTGATCGAGGGAAGCAGTCTCTGGAGACGATATGTCTGCTGCTGGCATATAAGATCAAGTACCCGGAAAACTTCTTCTTGCTACGCGGCAATCATGAGTGCGCGAGTATAAACAGGATATACGGCTTTTACGATGAATGCAAGCGACGGTATAACATCAAACTCTGGAAGACTTTCACGGATTGCTTCAACTGCTTGCCAATTGCCGCGATCATCGACGAGAAGATCTTCTGCTGCCATGGCGGGCTCAGTCCTGATCTGCAG GGAATGGAGCAAATTAGAAGAATTATGCGTCCGACTGATGTACCTGATACTGGTCTCCTCTGTGATCTCTTATGGTCCGATCCTGATAAAGATGTTCAG GGTTGGGGCGAAAATGACAGAGGAGTCTCGTTTACATTCGGTCCAGATGTCGTGTCAAAGTTCCTGAATCGTCACGATATGGATCTCATATGCAGAGCGCATCAGGTGGTCGAAGACGGTTACGAATTCTTTGCCAAGCGACAACTCGTCACGCTATTTTCCGCACCAAACTATTGTGGCGAATTCGATAATGCCGGCGGTATGATGAGCGTCGACGAAACCTTAATGTGCAGTTTTCAG ATCTTGAAACCGTCAGAGAAGAAAGCTAAATATCAATATGGAGGAATGAACACAGGTCAAACAGGTAGACCATCTACACCACAAAGGAATCCAGCGAAAAAGAAATGA
- the LOC126853907 gene encoding uncharacterized protein LOC126853907 isoform X2: MDARFRSNLDMIGRNEPITRKAKFWQSYVRALKGTDDIRAPEHTHRPRSIFRSDYPELQSNWPFGKSIFENPIHAADRINVPGYRYLPVHREIYGYSPRQLYPHQYKPVERFTPAKPFDAEKAWTDHLNRLADIDKLYPSKSPLLARHLSPPLSTKRLFDIHGNLVDDYLLPRPSTLLRKKPFFDLLEPSPMAPISAFTRDPWWYPSYAPYIPSYAQYRTPFYLRDSYLSPIKRNYLWSRHPLRPFAHVY, translated from the exons ATGGACGCGCGATTCAGAAGCAATCTCGATATGATCGGGCGCAACGAGCCCATCACAAGGAAGGCGAAATTTTGGCAGAGTTATGTACGGGCCCTGAAAG GCACTGATGACATCAGAGCTCCCGAACACACTCACAGGCCCCGCAGCATTTTCCGCTCGGATTATCCTGAGCTGCAATCCAACTGGCCGTTTGGAAAGTCAATCTTCGAAAATCCGATTCACGCAGCCGACCGTATCAATGTCCCTGGATACAG gtATCTACCCGTGCACCGTGAGATCTACGGTTATTCGCCGAGGCAGCTGTATCCCCATCAATACAAACCCGTAGAACGCTTCACCCCCG CGAAACCATTCGACGCTGAGAAAGCCTGGACCGATCATCTGAACCGATTGGCGGACATCGACAAGCTCTACCCGAGTAAATCACCGCTTTTGGCTCGTCATTTAAGCCCACCGCTCAGTACGAAACGATTGTTCGACATTCACG GTAATCTCGTGGACGACTACTTACTGCCACGTCCATCTACCCTGCTGCGTAAAAAGCCGTTCTTCGATCTCCTGGAACCATCACCAATGGCGCCCATCAGTGCGTTTACCCGGGACCCATGGTGGTACCCGAGTTACGCACCCTATATTCCGAGCTACGCTCAGTACCGCACACCGTTTTATCTGAGGGACAGCTACCTCAGTCCAATTAAACGTAACTATTTGTGGAGCCGACATCCCCTCAGGCCCTTCG CTCATGTCTACTGA
- the LOC126853904 gene encoding mortality factor 4-like protein 1 produces the protein MPPKCKFQEGEKVLCFHGPLIYEAKCLKSSITKEKQIKYFIHYAGWNKNWDEWVPESRVLKYNEANVQRQREVQRAHSTQQSAQKNKKGNTTTKAQGRRSEGGREKDTDSRASTPVSTSDKSISRFSKGTNSTVTASSSHESTSEPTRKKRSRLEPSSETEEYLTKVEVKIKLPEELKFVLIDESEVILKHHKLPALPVQNTVDKILDDYVEMKSSGKTNDTRESTLEITKGIREYFNITLGLQLLYKWERPQFIQITNDNPETLPSQLYGAFHLLRLFVRLGGMLSYTPLDERSIQLLLSHFHDFLQYLQKNNAELFNLQQDYTDPPPDYHRKYG, from the exons ATGCCGCCGAAATGTAAATTTCAAGAAG GAGAAAAAGTTCTATGCTTTCATGGGCCATTGATCTATGAAGCAAAATGTTTGAAGTCCTCCATTACTAAGGAGAagcaaatcaaatattttattcattatgcaGGCTGGAATAAGAA ctGGGATGAATGGGTTCCGGAAAGCAGAGTACTCAAATATAATGAAGCAAATGTACAAAGACAAAGAGAAGTTCAAAGAGCACACTCAACTCAACAATCTgcacaaaagaataaaaaaggaaatacaaCAACTAAAGCACAGGGGAGAAGGAGCGAAGGTggtagagagaaagatacaGACAGTAGAGCAAGCACTCCTGTTTCGACATCTGACAAAAGTATAAGTCGTTTTAGCAAGGGTACTAATAGCACGGTGACGGCTTCATCCTCTCACGAGTCCACATCGGAACCCACTCGAAAGAAACGGAG TCGACTAGAACCATCTAGCGAAACTGAAGAATATCTCACTAAAGTGGaagttaagataaaattaccCGAAGAATTGAAGTTTGTGCTGATAGATGAATCtgaagtaatattaaaacaccATAAGCTACCTGCGTTACCTGTACAAAATACAGTTGACAAAATTTTAGATGATTATGTAGAAATGAAATCATCTGGAAAAACAAACGATACTAG ggAAAGTACATTGGAAATAACAAAAGGTATtcgcgaatattttaatattacattaggACTTCAATTGCTATACAAATGGGAACGCCcgcaatttatacaaataacgAATGACAATCCGGAAACTTTGCCGAGCCAGTTGTATGGAGCGTTTCATTTACTTAGACTATTTG TGAGACTCGGCGGTATGCTATCATACACGCCTTTAGATGAAAGGAGCATACAGTTGTTACTGTCGCATTTTCATGATTTCTtgcaatatttgcaaaaaaataatgccgAACTCTTCAATCTTCAACAAGATTATACAGATCCACCACCAGATTATCATCGAAAATATGGTTAA
- the LOC126853907 gene encoding uncharacterized protein LOC126853907 isoform X1, with protein sequence MDARFRSNLDMIGRNEPITRKAKFWQSYVRALKGTDDIRAPEHTHRPRSIFRSDYPELQSNWPFGKSIFENPIHAADRINVPGYRYLPVHREIYGYSPRQLYPHQYKPVERFTPAKPFDAEKAWTDHLNRLADIDKLYPSKSPLLARHLSPPLSTKRLFDIHGNLVDDYLLPRPSTLLRKKPFFDLLEPSPMAPISAFTRDPWWYPSYAPYIPSYAQYRTPFYLRDSYLSPIKRNYLWSRHPLRPFGDLYYYYSQPVPRFHFTSPWYNKRTTH encoded by the exons ATGGACGCGCGATTCAGAAGCAATCTCGATATGATCGGGCGCAACGAGCCCATCACAAGGAAGGCGAAATTTTGGCAGAGTTATGTACGGGCCCTGAAAG GCACTGATGACATCAGAGCTCCCGAACACACTCACAGGCCCCGCAGCATTTTCCGCTCGGATTATCCTGAGCTGCAATCCAACTGGCCGTTTGGAAAGTCAATCTTCGAAAATCCGATTCACGCAGCCGACCGTATCAATGTCCCTGGATACAG gtATCTACCCGTGCACCGTGAGATCTACGGTTATTCGCCGAGGCAGCTGTATCCCCATCAATACAAACCCGTAGAACGCTTCACCCCCG CGAAACCATTCGACGCTGAGAAAGCCTGGACCGATCATCTGAACCGATTGGCGGACATCGACAAGCTCTACCCGAGTAAATCACCGCTTTTGGCTCGTCATTTAAGCCCACCGCTCAGTACGAAACGATTGTTCGACATTCACG GTAATCTCGTGGACGACTACTTACTGCCACGTCCATCTACCCTGCTGCGTAAAAAGCCGTTCTTCGATCTCCTGGAACCATCACCAATGGCGCCCATCAGTGCGTTTACCCGGGACCCATGGTGGTACCCGAGTTACGCACCCTATATTCCGAGCTACGCTCAGTACCGCACACCGTTTTATCTGAGGGACAGCTACCTCAGTCCAATTAAACGTAACTATTTGTGGAGCCGACATCCCCTCAGGCCCTTCG GAGACTTATACTACTATTATTCGCAGCCAGTTCCACGATTTCACTTTACCAGCCCGTGGTATAATAAACGTACCACGCATTAA